The region TACATCCCACTAATTGATGGTTGAATCGACAAGCAAAAATTTTATATGTTAGTAATTTGAGTTTTAAACTCATAGTTTAAAAAATTATAAGTAAGAAAAGGAACGTGGTGTTTTGGAGGAAAAAGTAAACGTACATGATATCTTTGAGATATTAAAGAAGCATTTGTCATTAATTATTATTACAGGACTTATGGGCTTGGGACTTGCTGCCTTTGTCACCTTCTTTGTGGTGACTCCTAAGTACAGCTCACAGTCTCAGTTGATTGTAACCCTGCCGCAAGCTGATAAAACAACAAATGCTAACGATGTGAATGGGAATTTACAGATGATTAATACCTATAAAACTCTAGTAACAGGGGATTTAGTAATTAATCAGGTTAAAGAAAAATTATCATCAGATTACGGTCTTTCTATGACTTCTGAAGAGCTTAGAAGGAGTATCTCTGTTAATCAGACACAAAACTCACTTATGTTCTCAATCAGTGCAAAAACTGATAATCCTATAAGTTCTGAACATATTGCCAATACAACTGCTCAAGTCTTTAAGGAAAATGTTAAAGACGTAATGAATGTAGATAAAATCTCAATTATTTCAAAGGCTGAAGCAAATCTAAATCCTGTTTCTCCAAGTCCTAAAAAGAATCTTGCAATCGGAGCCCTTGTTGGTCTATTTGTAGGTGTAGGTCTATCCTTCATCCTGGAGCAACTTGATAGGACTGTAAAAGATTCTAGGTTCATAACTGATAGTTTGGGTCTTACAATCTTAGGTACAGTACCACAAATGACTGCTAAGGAGTTAAGTGCTACTTATAAGGGGAAAAAGCCAGTTAAGGAAGAGCGTTTTGAAAGAACTACAAATGATTCGGCAGCTGCTGATGATCAAAGCAAGAGACGTCGTCGTTCAAGAGTATAGGGGAGTTTGTAATGGCTAAAAAAGATAGAAAAAAACAAAAAACACAGGGAGTTAGCTTAATAACTCTGATGGATAAATCGTCACCGATTTCGGAACAATACCGTACAATTCGGACAAACATCCAATTTGCATCAACTGTTAACAATGAAATTAAAACAATCGTTATGACCTCATCAGGACCTAGTGAAGGTAAATCGACCTCATCAGCCAACCTGGCGGTTGTTTTCGCAAATTCAGGTCAAAAAGTTCTTTTGATTGATGCCGATATGCGTAAGCCAACAGTTGCTAAAACTTTTATGCTTCCAAATGTAGGCGGTCTAAGTACAACCCTTACCACTTCTCAAGGGGCCATGGATGTTGTTCAAGATAGTGGAATCCCTAATCTATCAATTATGACGAGTGGACCAAAACCACCAAACCCATCTGAACTTTTAGGATCAGTCAG is a window of Streptococcaceae bacterium ESL0729 DNA encoding:
- a CDS encoding Wzz/FepE/Etk N-terminal domain-containing protein produces the protein MEEKVNVHDIFEILKKHLSLIIITGLMGLGLAAFVTFFVVTPKYSSQSQLIVTLPQADKTTNANDVNGNLQMINTYKTLVTGDLVINQVKEKLSSDYGLSMTSEELRRSISVNQTQNSLMFSISAKTDNPISSEHIANTTAQVFKENVKDVMNVDKISIISKAEANLNPVSPSPKKNLAIGALVGLFVGVGLSFILEQLDRTVKDSRFITDSLGLTILGTVPQMTAKELSATYKGKKPVKEERFERTTNDSAAADDQSKRRRRSRV
- a CDS encoding CpsD/CapB family tyrosine-protein kinase; amino-acid sequence: MAKKDRKKQKTQGVSLITLMDKSSPISEQYRTIRTNIQFASTVNNEIKTIVMTSSGPSEGKSTSSANLAVVFANSGQKVLLIDADMRKPTVAKTFMLPNVGGLSTTLTTSQGAMDVVQDSGIPNLSIMTSGPKPPNPSELLGSVRMNEILQEVRENFDFVIFDMPPVVAVTDAQIMSSKVDGTLMVVREGISRKDTLFKAKNLLQMVNANVLGVIYNGAKNTADQGYYYYGA